Proteins encoded together in one Chitinophaga lutea window:
- the infC gene encoding translation initiation factor IF-3, with translation MIRVPEIRLVGENVEPGIYRTDEALRMAEDQGLDLVEISPNAAPPVCRIIDYNKFLYEKKKKEKEMKANAHKSEVKEIRFTPNTDDHDFDFKAKHAEKFLKEGNKVKTYVQFKGRAIMFKERGELILLKFAERLAEVGALEGMPLMEGKRMIAIFAPKSAKKKPAGEKPPKEAREPREPREPREGGESQSQPVQPAQPQPAPARRPIEIKYANRPPADKPAEDKPAGNN, from the coding sequence ATGATCCGTGTTCCGGAAATCAGGTTGGTAGGCGAAAATGTGGAGCCGGGCATTTACAGAACGGACGAAGCATTGCGCATGGCGGAAGACCAGGGGCTTGACCTCGTAGAAATATCCCCCAATGCAGCCCCCCCTGTTTGCCGTATCATCGATTATAATAAATTCCTTTACGAGAAGAAGAAGAAGGAAAAGGAAATGAAGGCGAACGCTCACAAGAGCGAGGTGAAGGAAATCCGCTTTACGCCGAATACCGATGATCACGACTTTGATTTTAAAGCCAAACATGCCGAGAAATTCCTCAAGGAAGGCAATAAGGTTAAAACATACGTGCAGTTTAAAGGCCGCGCCATCATGTTCAAGGAACGTGGTGAGTTGATTCTGCTGAAGTTCGCGGAACGCCTGGCGGAAGTAGGCGCCCTGGAAGGGATGCCGCTGATGGAAGGCAAACGCATGATCGCGATTTTCGCACCGAAGTCTGCCAAGAAAAAACCGGCCGGCGAAAAACCGCCGAAAGAGGCAAGAGAACCCAGGGAACCGAGAGAGCCCAGGGAAGGCGGCGAATCACAGTCCCAGCCCGTTCAGCCCGCTCAACCGCAGCCTGCCCCGGCACGCCGCCCGATTGAGATCAAGTATGCCAACAGGCCGCCTGCTGATAAACCGGCAGAAGACAAGCCTGCAGGTAACAACTAG
- a CDS encoding DUF4397 domain-containing protein, translating into MRVIFIIICISVLAACKKNSFHITERDIITNSTVARLKVGYFSASVNNQGVQVKINGVRQSNNLIYPIAFPGGGLNTGGSSNSDYLYLTPGETNVDISVPKARTDEDSVKIFNFAAPLEAGKRYTLFTTDTMPNVTGILVPDDTEAPTNTDARIKFINLMPNVPAVDFYQRTTLVFGNVAYKSVTEYKNIPFGSDTFLIRAAGSGPTGTVIATRVIATARQRIYTFFSRGYRTATGTRAPNVSALIVQ; encoded by the coding sequence GGCCTGTAAAAAGAATTCATTCCATATCACCGAGCGCGACATCATCACCAATTCGACGGTGGCCCGCCTGAAAGTCGGTTACTTCAGTGCATCCGTCAACAACCAGGGCGTGCAGGTCAAGATCAACGGCGTGCGCCAGAGCAACAACCTCATCTATCCCATCGCCTTTCCCGGCGGCGGCCTCAATACCGGAGGTTCCAGCAACAGCGACTACCTGTACCTGACACCGGGTGAGACCAACGTCGACATCTCCGTGCCCAAAGCCAGGACAGACGAAGATTCCGTGAAGATATTCAACTTCGCGGCTCCCCTGGAAGCCGGTAAACGGTACACATTGTTCACCACCGACACGATGCCGAACGTAACCGGCATACTGGTGCCGGACGATACCGAGGCGCCCACGAACACCGATGCCCGTATCAAGTTCATCAACCTGATGCCCAACGTGCCGGCAGTGGACTTTTATCAGCGTACAACGCTGGTATTCGGCAACGTGGCGTACAAAAGCGTAACCGAATACAAAAACATTCCGTTCGGCAGCGATACGTTCCTGATCCGCGCGGCAGGCAGCGGCCCCACCGGCACGGTGATCGCCACACGGGTGATCGCCACGGCCAGGCAACGCATCTATACGTTTTTCTCGAGGGGTTACAGGACCGCCACCGGTACCCGTGCTCCGAACGTATCTGCCTTGATTGTGCAGTAA